One genomic window of Camelina sativa cultivar DH55 chromosome 5, Cs, whole genome shotgun sequence includes the following:
- the LOC104788717 gene encoding uncharacterized protein LOC104788717, with protein MVQIGSETSTDYCDIEDGWQIKVSKHYHNRDFRAYGGVFSKIVPNESLANKNVFRVLMVDEETEKPILSLSEAAAKIDPSHLAAFLAAKTEKKVSLCLIPVSVYDTSVHWIKNLLNDSTLNFVDWALDGILTDWESEQQGLESNAVPTFVGLALVLRSSKPDVFTTVLRELRWTPMYQGQDKLPVLVLILAQFLNSVWEEDRLIPPSSFETLLRLTFPASSARVKSTKRFEAVYPLLKEVAFAPESATGGKAVEQIFTFSLKLAGEGVVVTGNPGLAKEAAAIAIRSVTEHVDCFNHWDILYKEHLEASVALLRKLADEWKDHAPKVLSSPGDTLTVNRAMSSFRLKNEKGITEGGANCSLYKEADESCKLILGRLSRESGCLKIAPITAVVLGAAFAAAGGVAGAALALCLPLA; from the exons ATGGTTCAGATCGGATCTGAAACCTCTACCGATTACTGCGACATCGAAGATGGATGGCAGATAAAGGTCTCGAAGCACTATCACAACCGTGATTTTAGGGCCTATGGCGGCGTTTTCAGCAAGATTGTTCCGAATGAAAGCCTAGCTAACAAAAACGTCTTCCGTGTACTGATGGTGGATGAGGAAACTGAAAAGCCGATTTTGTCTTTATCCGAAGCCGCGGCAAAGATCGATCCCTCTCATCTTGCGGCTTTCCTCGCCGCAAAGACGGAGAAGAAG GTTTCATTATGTCTTATTCCTGTATCTGTCTACGACACATCAGTCCATTGGATCAAGAATCTTCTAAATGATTCAACCTTGAATTTCGTTGATTGGGCGCTTGATGGTATTCTCACCGATTGGGAATCAGAACAACAAGGACTCGAGTCTAACGCT GTGCCCACATTTGTTGGATTAGCCTTGGTATTGCGTAGTAGTAAGCCTGATGTTTTTACTACTGTTTTGCGGGAGCTGAGGTGGACACCTATGTATCAAGGCCAGGACAAGCTTCCGGTTCTAGTTTTGATACTGGCTcag tttttgaacT CTGTTTGGGAGGAAGATCGGCTGATTCCACCTTCTTCATTTGAGACCTTGCTGCGGCTTACATTCCCTGCTTCATCCGCTAGAGTAAAG TCAACAAAGAGGTTTGAGGCAGTTTATCCCTTGTTGAAAGAAGTAGCCTTTGCACCAGAGAGTGCAACAGGAGGAAAGGCAGTGGAACAGATATTCACATTTTCTTTGAAATTAGCTGGAGAAGGTGTTGTTGTTACAGGAAATCCTGGTCTAGCCAAAGAAGCTGCAGCAATCGCTATCCGGTCTGTGACAGAACACGTTGATTGCTTTAACCACTGGGATATTCTCTATAAGGAGCATCTAGAAGCTAGCGTTGCTCTTCTTAGAAAGCTTGCAGACGAATGGAAGGATCATGCCCCTAAAGTATTATCATCACCAGGTGATACTCTCACTGTCAATCGAGCTATGAGTAGCTTCAGGCTTAAG AATGAAAAAGGCATCACAGAAGGAGGAGCCAATTGTTCACTTTACAAGGAAGCCGACGAGTCGTGCAAACTGATCTTGGGGAGACTCTCCCGTGAAAGTGGCTGCCTCAAAATAGCACCCATTACTGCTGTGGTTCTAGGAGCTGCATTTGCCGCTGCAGGAGGCGTTGCAGGAGCCGCTCTTGCTCTATGCTTACCACTAGCATAA
- the LOC104784498 gene encoding uncharacterized protein LOC104784498: MATFVYIYILCFLTEFSVYRTNKEEENRRTTNNKKRKMNYNITTKNVLDVSAFLLLEASADSEAGHDGVDDDKCVKDIDDDDDDESCSASCSCETSCVTWTSHTPNRRLEDTVKKERDAAEEEEEDDGEGEVNSYIRSCGRSQGENLAVVISEMDQSRMFWEACLAS, from the coding sequence ATGGCCActtttgtttacatatatatattatgtttcttGACGGAATTCTCTGTTTATAGgacaaataaagaagaagagaacagaaGGACGACcaacaacaagaaaagaaagatgaattaTAATATCACAACCAAAAACGTTTTAGATGTGTCAGCGTTCTTGCTCTTAGAAGCATCCGCAGATTCCGAAGCTGGCCACGACGGCGTTGACGATGATAAATGCGTTAAGGatatagatgatgatgatgatgatgagtcttGTAGTGCCAGTTGTTCGTGCGAGACGTCTTGTGTAACGTGGACGAGTCACACACCAAATCGTCGGTTAGAAGATAcggtgaagaaagagagagatgccgcagaggaagaagaagaagacgacggagAAGGAGAGGTGAATAGCTACATAAGATCATGTGGAAGAAGCCAAGGCGAAAATCTGGCCGTGGTGATCAGTGAGATGGATCAAAGTCGAATGTTCTGGGAAGCTTGTCTCGCATCTTGA
- the LOC104784502 gene encoding classical arabinogalactan protein 26-like — translation MSVSLLLAFTVLSLCLHTSTSEFLQFQLSTISAAPSFLPEAPTSFSASPPAMSPDVSPLFPTPGSSEMSPSPSEASVMPTIPSSLSPPNPDAVSPDPLLEFSPVGSPLPASSSVSLVSSPLSSLLLVFLMSFCSF, via the coding sequence ATGAGCGTCTCTCTGTTACTCGCCTTCACCGTTCTATCACTCTGTTTACACACTTCAACATCCGAGTTCCTACAGTTTCAGCTATCCACCATATCAGCTGCACCTTCGTTTTTACCTGAAGCTCCAACGAGTTTCTCAGCATCTCCTCCGGCAATGTCTCCAGATGTCTCCCCTCTGTTCCCAACTCCAGGTTCGAGCGAGATGTCTCCTTCCCCGTCAGAAGCTTCAGTAATGCCGACAATCCCTTCAAGCCTTAGTCCACCGAACCCGGATGCTGTCTCTCCTGATCCTCTGCTCGAATTTTCTCCAGTCGGGTCCCCTCTCCCTGCTTCATCATCAGTTAGTTTGGTATCATCACCACTCTCCTCTCTGCTTCTTGTCTTCCTCATGTCTTTCTGCAGTTTCTAG
- the LOC109124479 gene encoding protease Do-like 2, chloroplastic → MMAVSLANSCFSFLNASVKLQSSSSLSSPCCFVSASQSPRASKHHLKRKSSRSDSSPPLLSNPAENQNQRKNQAGRDESCNSSNNAHQTMAFKAFGSPKKDKKDAAALSHQQTTDPAKIHDASFLNAVVKVYCTHTAPDYSLPWQKQRQFTSTGSAFMIGDGKLLTNAHCVEHDTQVKVKRRGDDRKYVAKVLVRGVDCDIALLSVESEDFWKGAEPLRLGHLPRLQDSVTVVGYPLGGDTISVTKGVVSRIEVTSYAHGSSDLLGIQIDAAINPGNSGGPAFNDQGECIGVAFQVYRSEETENIGYVIPTTVVSHFLTDYERNGKYTGYPCLGVLLQKLENPALRECLKVPTNEGVLVRRVEPTSDASKVLKEGDVIVSFDDLHVGCEGTVPFRSSERIAFRYLISQKFAGDVAELGIIRAGEHKKVQVVLRPRVHLVPYHIDGGQPSYIIVAGLVFTPLSEPLIEEECEDTIGLKLLTKARYSVARFRGEQIVILSQVLANEVNIGYEDMNNQQVLKFNGIPIRNIHHLAHLIDMCKDKYLVFEFEDNYVAVLEREASNSASLCILKDYGIPSERSADLLEPYVDPRDDTQALDQGIGDSPVSNLEIGFDGLVWA, encoded by the exons ATGATGGCCGTCTCATTAGCAAATAGCTGCTTCTCCTTCCTGAATGCCTCCGTGAAACTTCAATCTTCTTCATCCTTGTCTTCACCGTGCTGCTTCGTTTCCGCGTCGCAGTCTCCACGAGCATCCAAGCATCATCTTAAGAGGAAATCCTCGAGGTCTGATTCATCTCCTCCTTTATTAAGCAACCCTGCTGAG AACCAGAACCAGAGGAAGAATCAGGCGGGTCGAGATGAGAGTTGTAATAGTAGTAATAATGCTCATCAAACAATGGCATTCAAGGCCTTTGGCTCTCCCAAAAAGGATAAGAAAGATGCTGCTGCTCTTTCTCACCAACAGACTACTGATCCTGCCAAGATTCACGATGCATCCTTTCTCAATGCCGTTGTCAAA GTTTATTGCACTCATACTGCGCCTGATTACTCCCTCCCATGGCAGAAGCAGAGACAATTTACTAGCACTGGCAG TGCTTTTATGATCGGAGATGGCAAGCTCTTGACCAATGCTCATTGTGTCGAACACGACACCCAG GTTAAAGTTAAGAGAAGGGGAGATGACAGAAAATATGTGGCTAAG GTTTTAGTTAGAGGTGTGGACTGTGACATTGCTTTGCTCTCAGTAGAAAGCGAGGATTTCTGGAAAGGTGCTGAACCTCTGCGCCTTGGCCATTTACCCCGCCTTCAG GATTCAGTAACTGTCGTGGGATATCCTCTTGGAGGAGATACAATCTCTGTTACAAAAGGGGTTGTATCACGTATAGAG GTAACATCATATGCTCATGGATCATCCGACTTGCTTGGAATTCAAATTGACGCTGCAATAAATCCAG GGAATAGTGGCGGCCCTGCATTCAATGACCAGGGGGAATGTATTGGAGTAGCATTTCAG GTTTACAGATCTGAAGAAACTGAAAATATTGGTTATGTGATTCCAACAACAGTTGTTTCTCACTTTTTGACTGACTATGAGAGGAACGGAAAATACACTG GTTACCCTTGCCTTGGAGTATTGCTGCAGAAATTGGAGAATCCAGCTCTGCGGGAGTGCCTCAAAGTTCCTACAAATGAG GGGGTGCTGGTGCGAAGAGTTGAACCTACATCTGATGCAAGTAAAGTCCTGAAAGAG GGAGATGTGATTGTAAGTTTTGATGATCTACACGTGGGATGTGAAGGAACTGTACCCTTCCGATCCAGCGAACGCATAGCATTCCGTTATCTCATCAGTCAAAA ATTTGCAGGTGACGTCGCGGAGCTTGGTATCATTAGAGCAGGAGAACATAAGAAAGTTCAAGTAGTTCTAAGGCCACGAGTGCACCTG GTACCGTACCATATTGATGGAGGTCAGCCATCATACATTATAGTTGCTGGTTTGGTGTTTACTCCGCTCTCAGAACCGCTGATAGA GGAGGAGTGCGAGGACACCATAGGC TTGAAATTATTAACAAAGGCACGCTACTCTGTGGCAAGGTTCAGAGGAGAACAAATCGTCATCCTATCACAG GTGTTGGCAAATGAAGTAAACATCGGCTATGAGGACATGAATAACCAGCAGGTCCTGAAGTTTAATGGAATTCCTATAAGAAACATCCATCATTTGGCACACCTCATTGACATGTGCAAAGATAAGTATCTAGTTTTTGAGTTCGAAGACAACTATGTCGCTGTGTTGGAGAGAGAAGCTTCAAATTCTGCTTCCTTGTGCATCCTTAAAGATTATGGAATCCCATCAGAAAGATCTGCAGATCTGCTCGAGCCATATGTAGATCCTAGAGATGACACCCAAGCACTTGACCAAGGTATCGGAGACAGCCCTGTGTCTAATCTGGAAATCGGCTTTGATGGACTCGTGTGGGCATAA
- the LOC104784499 gene encoding uncharacterized protein LOC104784499 — protein sequence MVQIGSETSTDYCDIHDGWQVMVTKRYYNQGLVNFVARKIDPNESLANNKNAFRVLMTLDEETEKPILSFSEAAAKIDPSHLAAFLVHEKDLWRFYFYLEKAFSQVSLPWVKMLKELPLSKLLIHLSLCHIPISVYDTLADWIKQPKIYEHLNFVTWALDRILTDWESAQQGLDSKAVAKFVELALLLRCSNPNIVTTVLRMLRVRPRYQGQDTLPVLVWMLAQATHGDFSAGLYSWAHVLLPLVGSYKRRRPRSIDLILQFVEIILSNTEAQTILVNRAVWEEERLIPPSSFETLLRLTFPASSARVKSTKRFEAIYPLLKEVALAPETATGGKAVEQIFTFSLKLAGEGVVVTGNPGLAKEAAAIAIRSVTEHVDCFNHWDILYEDYLEASVALLRKLADEWKDHSPKLLSSPGDTLAVNRAMSSFRLQNEKGITEGGANCSLYNEADKSCKLILGRLSRESGRFNIAPITAVVLAAAGSVAGAALALYAYH from the exons ATGGTTCAGATCGGATCTGAAACCTCTACCGATTACTGCGACATCCACGATGGATGGCAGGTAATGGTAACGAAGCGCTACTACAACCAAGGCTTGGTTAATTTTGTGGCCAGAAAGATTGATCCGAATGAAAGCCTAGCTAACAACAAAAACGCCTTCCGTGTACTCATGACGTTGGATGAGGAAACTGAAAAGCCGATTCTGTCTTTTTCCGAAGCCGCGGCAAAGATCGATCCCTCTCATCTTGCGGCTTTCCTCGTCCACGAGAAG GACTTATGGAGATTTTACTTTTACCTTGAGAAAGCTTTTTCCCAAGTATCATTACCATGGGTGAAGATGTTAAAGGAATTGCCTTTGTCCAAGCTGCTGATCCat CTTTCATTATGTCATATTCCTATATCTGTCTACGACACATTAGCCGATTGGATCAAGCAGCCTAAAATTTATGAACACTTGAATTTTGTTACTTGGGCGCTTGATCGCATTCTCACCGATTGGGAATCAGCACAACAAGGACTCGATTCTAAAGCT GTGGCCAAATTTGTTGAATTAGCCTTGCTATTGCGCTGTAGTAATCCTAATATTGTTACTACTGTTTTGCGGATGCTGAGGGTGAGACCTAGGTATCAAGGCCAGGACACGCTTCCGGTTCTAGTTTGGATGCTGGCTcag GCCACCCACGGTGATTTCTCTGCTGGCTTGTATTCATGGGCTCATGTCTTGTTACCACTAGTCGGCAGTTACAAGCGCCGCCGCCCTCGCTCTATTGATCTCATCCTGCAATTTGTTGAGAT CATTTTGTCAAATACAGAGGCTCAGACCATACTTGTAAATCGAGCTGTTTGGGAGGAAGAGCGGCTGATTCCACCTTCTTCATTTGAGACCTTGCTGCGGCTTACATTCCCTGCTTCATCTGCTAGAGTAAAG TCAACAAAGAGGTTTGAGGCAATTTATCCCTTGTTGAAAGAAGTAGCCCTTGCACCAGAGACTGCAACAGGAGGAAAGGCAGTGGAACAGATATTCACATTTTCTTTGAAATTAGCTGGAGAAGGTGTTGTTGTTACAGGAAATCCTGGTCTAGCCAAGGAAGCTGCAGCAATCGCTATCCGGTCTGTGACAGAACACGTTGATTGCTTTAACCACTGGGATATTCTCTATGAGGATTATTTAGAAGCTAGCGTTGCTCTTCTTAGAAAGCTTGCAGACGAATGGAAGGATCATTCCCCTAAATTATTATCATCACCAGGTGATACTCTCGCTGTCAATCGAGCTATGAGTAGCTTCAGGCTTCAG AATGAAAAAGGCATCACTGAAGGAGGAGCCAATTGTTCACTTTACAACGAAGCTGACAAGTCGTGCAAACTGATCTTGGGGAGACTCTCCCGTGAAAGTGGCCGCTTCAATATAGCACCCATTACCGCTGTGGTTCTAGCTGCTGCAGGAAGCGTTGCAGGAGCCGCACTAGCTCTATATGCTTACCACTAG
- the LOC104788716 gene encoding uncharacterized protein LOC104788716: protein MITQKRVTHTPKSQQKNKSRFWNFVCHISGFVIXFSLKLAGEGVVVTGNPGLAKEAAAIAIRSVTEHVDCFNHWDILYKEHLEASVALLRKLADEWKDHAPKVLSSPGDTLTVNRAMSSFRLKNEKGITEGGANCSLYKEADESCKLILGRLSRESGCLKIAPITAVVLGAAFAAAGGVAGAALALCLPLA, encoded by the exons ATGATTACACAGAAAAGAGTTACACACACCCcaaaaagtcaacaaaaaaataaatcaagattttggaattttgtttGCCACATTTCTGGTTTTGTTATCCNATTTTCTTTGAAATTAGCTGGAGAAGGTGTTGTTGTTACAGGAAATCCTGGTCTAGCCAAAGAAGCTGCAGCAATCGCTATCCGGTCTGTGACAGAACACGTTGATTGCTTTAACCACTGGGATATTCTCTATAAGGAGCATCTAGAAGCTAGCGTTGCTCTTCTTAGAAAGCTTGCAGACGAATGGAAGGATCATGCCCCTAAAGTATTATCATCACCAGGTGATACTCTCACTGTCAATCGAGCTATGAGTAGCTTCAGGCTTAAG AATGAAAAAGGCATCACAGAAGGAGGAGCCAATTGTTCACTTTACAAGGAAGCCGACGAGTCGTGCAAACTGATCTTGGGGAGACTCTCCCGTGAAAGTGGCTGCCTCAAAATAGCACCCATTACTGCTGTGGTTCTAGGAGCTGCATTTGCCGCTGCAGGAGGCGTTGCAGGAGCCGCTCTTGCTCTATGCTTACCACTAGCATAA